GTGGTTGATGCTATTAGTCAAGCCTGTTACAGCAGACAGAATGATCTTTCAGACGCAGAGTTTTATAAAGCTTTTGGTTTTACAGATCAGAGCGCTACTACTTTAGGCGTATCACCAATACCTGCTGCTGCTCAAGCACAACATGCTGTTAACGTACCCTTGTTTGCTGGTCTTCATGGTGCCACCTTAGACGCTGCAGAGAAAGAGTTTGTGAAAGTTCTTTTAAGAGTCGGGGAAGCTATTCCTGGACTACCTTTGTCTAATGATGTAGACATCCGAAACGCTCATAAAATACTTCGAAATAATGCTAATGTTCACAACTTTCTAACTGAACTTCTTAAAGACCCAGGTGTTTCTGATCAGTTAAAAGAAAAGGTAAGCAGGGAGTTTACCCCAGATGTATATCGTGAATTAAAAGGTGCAAGACTTGCTCAACGCTTTAGTGGAACCGATCAAAACAAATTGAACGTTATAGGATATGTTGGCAAAAATTTAACCGATATTCAGGAAAAATCGCCTGCCGTTGAAAAACATAAAAGCCATTTAGAAAAACTTGAAGAGGAACTTGAAGCACTCCCTGGTCTATTTAGCGGGGCTAATGAGCCCAAGGCAAAGAATAAAGCTCAGAAAATGATAGGGGAATATCGAGCTTTGTCAGAACAATGTGGGACGATCATAGAGCATTTAGCAAAAACTAAAGAAAATCTTAAAGTGTTTCGTGATAACACCCCTGTATCTGGTGCCGGAGCTAATCAGGAAGTGATACAAAAATTAGCAAAACTGCATGAGAGGCTAGATAAAGAAATAAAAACAATAGACGAGCAGCTAGAGTTTTATAAAGGAGTAAAAACAAAAATCGATGGAAAAGATGGCGCCATAGCAAACATCGAAAAAGTGATGCAGGGTAAGGCTACTGTGCAGGTCGAGAAAGCAACGGTTAGTTATTCAGTAATTCCTATAGGCCAGGAAAAAACAGCAACACTTCAATCAAAAGCCGGCGAAAATGTAGGCACAACGACTGCCATCACTAACATTGATCAAAGTTCTCCTAACTATAAAATTCACGAAATCCCTACAAAAGGTAATGTGTTCAGTGCTGACTTGGTTCACAAAAAAGATAATCCCCAGCGCGGTAGACCCGGTCAACCTGATGAGATAGATGACCCCAATGGCCAAGCCCGTGTTACTGTAAATTATCATCCTGAGGGTCAACCGAGCACCTCCGGTTCTAAGCCTATCAGTGTAAGCCTGCCAATAGTCGCTAAGGATAAAAACTATCTGGCAGAACAATGTATGGAAGCAGCAAAACAACTGTTAAAAGACTGGGATGGTAAAAGCCCTATTAGATTAAGAGGGGTGAATGGAAAGGAGAAAGAATTAGCCTATTTATGGACCGCAGTGTGCGTTCTAGGAGAGCATCACCCAAAATTTTCAATGGATAAGATCGAGTTTAGAGGTTCTTGTGCGTGGAGACCTGATCAGGGTAAGGATAAAGAGTTAGGGGGGATCCGCGGGAAAAGTTTTACTAAGACTTCTCTTTATAATACAGTATTCAAAGGTACAGCCAGAGGACTTGTTGAGGAGGTTGAAAGGGAGTTTAAGGCTATGGTTGATCCAAAGAAAAGAGATCAAGTCGATAAAACTGTGGTCAGCGCCACCAGCCTCTTTAGAGATAAGATGAGCCAGGGTAGGCCGAGTGATATTGCTTCAATAGTTGAGCTGGATAAAGGAAAACAAGTACCTCGTGCTCCATCTTTAGGTCTTAGTAGTGGGGATGAGGACTAACAATAAGGGGGATTCAATTGAATTCAAGCCAACTGGCGATTGGTGTATTTGACTCTGGGATGGGCGGACTAACGGTTTTGCGGGCATTGCGAGAGGGCTTGCCACAAGAATCGTTTATCTATTTAGGGGATACAGCCCGGCTGCCTTACGGTACTAAAAGTCCAGATACTGTAAAACAATATGCAATGCAAATGGCAAAGTTGCTGGTAGAGCGGCAGATTAAGGCTTTAGTGATCGCCTGTAATACCGCAACTACAGCTGCATTGCCTTATTTGCAGGAAATGCTACCCGATATGCCGGTGCTTGGTGTGGTGGCTCCAGGTGCTGCAGCAGCTGTTGCGGCAACTGAGAACAAACGCATTATTGTTTTAGCGACTGAAACCACAATTGCATCCAACGCATACCAGAAGCTCATCATCCAAAAACTACCGCAGGCAGTAATTAATACGCGTGCGTGCAGTGTTTTGGTTGCCCTGGCTGAGGAAGGTATGGTGGACAATCAGGTAGCACGTGAAGCGTTAAAACATTATCTCGATGGATTTACTAACGAAGATACAGTTTTGTTGGGATGCACCCACTTCCCGGTATTTAAGCCTTTGCTACACAGTTTATTGCCGCAAGGAGTGACTATAGTCGACTCAGCACATGCCACATCGCTGGCATTGCATCAGTTGCTCGAAAAGCAGGATTTACTGAATGATACCCCTTCCTTGAATCGCAAAGTCAATTATTTAGTAACCGATTCCATCAAACGTTTCCAGATTGTAGGCGAGATATTTTTGGGTGAGCAGTTGGCATCGGAAGATATTGAGCTCGTGGATGTTAGGAATTAAATAGAACGTATCCCTCATCCGCCCTGACGGGCACCACCTCCCCTGAGGAGAAGGAAAATTAGCGAGGTCGCTACCAAAATCCTCTCTCCCGTTTCCGGAGAGGGGCAAGGGGTGAGGGATTTAAAAGAACCTTATTCTTCTTTCGGTGGACGACTCATTAGATTTTGCACCACCTGTTTTGGAGTAATTTTTCCTTGTAGCAGTGCGTTAATTTGTTCACATATCGGCATTTCCACTTGATATTGCTTGGCGATGAAGCAAACTTGCGATGCATTATATTTTCCTTCCACAACTTGGCCAATTTGCTTTTCTGCATCATTGATGCTGATGTTTTGCCCTAAAAGTAAACCAAAGCGACGGTTTCGTGATTGATCATCGGTGCAGGTCAACACTAAATCACCGACACCCGCCAAACCAAGAAAAGTCTCTGCACGAGCACCTAAAGCAAGTCCCAGACGCTCCATTTCTGCCAGGCCGCGGGTTATTAATGCCGCTTTGGCATTAGCCCCATAGCCTAAACCATCACTGATTCCACAGCCAATAGCCAAGACGTTTTTTATCGCACCACAAATTTGCACTCCGATCAGATCATCGCTCAGATAAACACGGAGGTTGTGATGATGAAGTAGTTCACGAATATTTTTTTGATAGTGCGGATCGTTGGAGGCTAAAGTGACCGCTGTAGGTAAAAAGTGAGCCACTTCTTTGGCAAACGATGGACCTGAAATAATTGCTTGTGGAAAGGTAGCACCAAAAGTTTGACTCACCAGCTCACTTAATAATTGATGACTTTGTGGATCGATACCTTTAGTTAGCCATGCTAAACCTTGGGGTGATTTTTTAATTTTTGCAATAATTTCTGCAAATGCATGGGAAGGAACAGCAATAATGACGTAATTGGCTTCATTGATGCATTGATCCAAATCAGCCAGGGGTTCCAAAGTATCAGGAAAAGCGATATCGGGTAAATAATTTGGATTTGATTTTTTTCCCTTCATCAGCGCAACATGTTGGGGATCATGCCCCCACAACAAAACACGATGACCCGCTTTGGCTAGGTGAATTGCAACAGCAGTGCCCCACGAGCCGGCACCTAATATAGCAATGGTTTTTTGGTTCATTTTATGTTCTTGAATAGGGGTTAATTAGAATTGGAAGCAGGGTTTTGGTTCTCATTAAATTAAGGACTTCCCGCTCCCCAAGCGGCAGTGGGGCAGGGGTGAGAGTTCATTAATCCATACCCTCATCTGCCCTCACAGGCCCCTTCACTTTATCCGCGTTATCCCTCGTTGAACTCGGGATGACTGGGGCGGGGTAAGAAGGGGAATTCCTTACTTATGTGATACAATTTCGCCTGCACCCTGTTGCTCTTGTTAGGGCACTTGTAATTTTAAGCTTTGCCTTCTTTTTGTTTTTCTGCAAGTTGTTGCATGTACAGCGCATCAAAATTAATCGGTGCCAGTACCAGTTGTGGGAAACTGCCACGAATTACTTGGGAAGTAATTGCTTCCCGAGCATAAGGGAATAAAATATTAGGGCAGAAACTGTTTAGCAAATGATCCAGTTGATTTGCTGGAGCGCCTTGAATGGTGAAAATACCGGCTTGTTTTACTTCAACAAGGAACGCAGTTGTTTTGTTATTGGTTACTGTGGCAGTAACTGTTAATACTACTTCAAAAACACCTTCTTCCAGTTTTGTATTGGTGGTATTGAGCTCAAGATTCAGTTCAGGTTCCCATTGTTGCTGAAATACAGCTGGGGTATTAGGCGTTTCAAAAGATAAATCTTTAGTATAAATCCTTTGAATCATGAATTGTGTTTCATTTTGATTTTGTTGCGCCTGGTTTGCTTGATCGTTCATGTTGTTGTTATCCTCTTAGTAATTTATCGAGATTCCCCTGAGCATCCAGGGCATATAAATCATCGCAGCCACCCACATGCTGGCCATTAATGAAAATTTGTGGAACAGTACGTCTGCCACTTTTGGTTATCATTTCATCACGTAATTCGGGTTGTACATCAACACGAATTTCTGTGAATGAAACCTGTTTTTGTTGCAATAACTCTTTGGCTCGGACACAGTAAGGACAATATGCGGTACTGTAAATAATGACTTCAGCCATAATTTATTTTCCTTTAACTAAGGGTAACTCGGCATTTTGCCAAGCAGCGATTCCACCACCTAACACGTGGGGCTGGTAGCCTTGAGCACGAATTTTATTGGCAACAGCCTGAGCATCAAAAGCGCGTGAGGCGATCAGAATAATGGGTTTATTTTTATATTTCTCCATTTTCTGTTGTTCAAAATCTTCGCTTTTAGCATGGATCGAATCAATTATGTGTCCTTTCGAAAACGCTTCTTTGTCACGCAAGTCAATGACCACAGCATTTTCATGATTGATTAAATCGACAGCGGCTTGAGGGGTTAATTCCTTTGCTTTCCTTTTTTGGGTGATTAATTCGTTGATAAAAGTTAATAATAAAATCACGATAAAGGCAAGCCATAGCTGCCAATGATGGATGATAAATTGACTAAAGTGTTCCATGTTCTCTCTTGCATATTTTATTAATTTGGGAATTATCACCAGAATGAGGCATTAACGCAAGTCACAGAACTATTTTCTATGTCCCGGCGGCACCTTATAGCGAAACCCGGGATCTTTTACGGTTATCCCGAGGGTGGCGAGAGCGCTATTGCAATTGGGTGCTACAGGGTGGTGAGCTTTCGGCGTGCTTGGGATGACGTAATTATCGGTTTCTCTTAAGCAGCACATAAACTGCACCACTTCCTCCATCCTTGGGTAAGGCACTGTGAAAAGCCAAAACCTCATCTAACTGGGGCAGCCAACGATTGAGTAAATTTTTAATCACAGGGGGGGCTCCTTGGTAACCGCCCTTACCGTGAATAATTAAAATGCATCTGCTGTTCTTTTCGGCCTGGGTTTGAATAAATTGGCATAAGGTATCGCGGGCATTTTCACTTTTTAGTCCATGCAAATCCAAGCGGGCTTCCCATGGGATTTGGCCATGTCTTAATGCTTTAAATCGTTGGCTGGCAAGGCTGGGATGAGAATAAGATAAAATGGTTTCGGAAAGAACCGTGTCAACAATCATATCGGATAAGTAATACTTCTTTTTTTCGTATGTTGCCTGGGGTGTACTTTTTTTAGGCTGGACTGAAGGCTTTGGTTGAGCCACTTTGACCTGCTTTGATTGTTTCTGCAATGGTTTTACAGAACGCATGTGTTCGCGAAACAAGGCTTTGTCTTCATCGGACAAAAAATCGTCAGCCATATTTTACTAAAAATAATAAGTGATATGAGAAGTATAACCCGGGTTTCGCTGTGCTGCACTCAAATCCGAGTTTTCATCAAGGTAAAACATACAACTACTTTTGTTGATTAACATAGGGTACAATTTGTACTTTTTCTGGATGAGAATTGACCCCCCATGAGCAAATATATACTTAAGGAAACGGAAGAATTAGTTACGATTTTGGATTTTTTACGTTTTAGTGTGTCCTGTGCAACTCATGCGAATTTATATTATGGCCATGGCACCGATAATGCTTGGGACGATATGCATTCATTAATCCTGAGAAGCTTGTCTTTGCCTTATGATTTAGACCCCAATTGGCTTAATGCACGTTTAACTACCAGTGAAAAAAAATATTTACACCAACAATTGGAAAAGCGAATTAATCAACGCGTACCAGTGCCTTATTTGATCAAAGAAGCTTATTTTTGTGATATTCCCTTTTATGTGGATGAACGAGTTCTTATACCGCGTTCACCAATGGCAGAACTGATTAAAAATGAATTTTCTCCCTGGGTCGATGCGGAAAAAGTACATCGTATTTTGGATTTGTGTACGGGCAGCGGATGCATTGCGATTGCCTGTTGTTATGCTTTTCCTCAGGCAGAAGTTGATGCAGTCGATATTTCTAGTGAAGCGCTTGCTGTTGCTGCGAGGAATCGCGAACAGTTAGGGGTTGAAGAGCAACTGACGTTAATTGAGTCTGATTGTTTTTCCAAAGTACCAAAGGTAGGCTATGATTTAATTGTCAGTAATCCTCCTTATGTTGGTAAGGAAGAGATGCAGACTTTACCTGATGAATTCCGTCATGAACCTGTTTTAGCTTTGGAAACTGGCAATAATGGATTAGCTATTGTTGAAACAATTCTGCACAATGCGTCTGAGTATTTAAATGAAGCGGGTGTCCTGATTGTAGAAGTAGGGAATAGTGAGGAGGCTTTATGCGATGCCTATCCCGATGTTCCTTTTACCTGGCTTGAAATGAGCCATGGAGGACAAGGTATATTTTTATTAACGAAGCAGCAGTTAGACGAGTATTTTAATGTCCGGTAATACATTTGGAACTTTATTTACGGTAACAACATTTGGTGAAAGCCATGGTCCGGCCATTGGCTGTGTGGTCGATGGCTGCCCACCCGGATTAATGTTGCAGGAAGAAGACATTCAACCATTTCTCGATAAACGCAAGCCAGGCCAATCCAAATATACAACACAACGCCGTGAGGAAGACAAAGTACAAATCCTTTCTGGTGTATTTGAAGGTAAAACGACAGGCGCGCCTATTGCCTTATTGATTCATAATACCGATCAACGATCTCGGGACTATGAAGAAATCAAAAATTTATTTCGACCAGGCCACGCAGATTTTACTTATCACCATAAATACGGTCATCGAGATTATCGCGGTGGCGGGCGTTCTTCAGCGCGAGAGACTGCGGCACGCGTAGCAGCCGGCGCGATTGCACGTTTGTATTTGCAACGTCATTTAAATTTGGTAATAGTGGGTTACTTACAGCAAATGGGCGATTTGATTCTGGACTTTGTTGATGAGACGGAGATCCCTAACAATCCTTTTTTCTGTCCAAATAATACTCAAATCCAGGATCTTGAGGAGGCAATTGAACACTTAAGACGTCGAGGCGATTCAGTGGGGGCCCGGGTTAAAGTGATCGCAAAAAATATGCCTGTAGGATTAGGTGACCCTGTATTTGATAGACTGGATGCAACATTAGCTTATGCTATGATGTCAATTAACGCAGTTAAAGGCGTCGAAGTGGGGGCAGGGTTTTGCGTCGGTAAATCAGTTAGGTTCTGTGCATCGAGATGAAATGACTCGTCAGGGTTTTCTCAGTAATAATGCGGGTGGAATTTTGGGTGGTATTTCTACAGGACAAAATGTAGAAGTAAGTATTGCATTAAAGCCTACTTCAAGCATTATTACCCCAGGAAGGACGATCAATACTTCTGGGGACGAAGTGACTGTAGTGACTAAGGGTCGGCATGATCCTTGTGTAGGAATTAGGGCTGTGCCTATAGCTGAAGCAATGATGGCTTTGGTGCTGATGGATCACTATTTGAGAAATAAGGCATTATCCTAAACTCTCCTTAATTATTTCCCTTTTCCCCGAAGCAGGAGAAGGGAGTTTTTTTCCCTTCTCCCATGGAGAAAAAATGATAAAAGAATTCAGAAGAGGTTAATCATGAGCAGAGAATTAAATATAGCGATTGTTGGTGCTACTGGGGCAGTTGGTGAAACTTTTCTAACCGTATTGGAAGAACGAAATTTTCCTATAAAAAACCTTTATCCATTAGCAAGTTCTCGTTCTGTGGGTAAAACAGTAGAATATAGAAATGAACAATTTGATGTAATAGATCTGGCTGAGTTTGATTTCAGTAAAGCGGATATCGCTTTATTCTCAGCAGGTGGTTCTGTATCTAAAGAATATGCACCCAAAGCTGCTGCAAGTGGATGTGTGGTGGTCGATAATAGTTCTTGCTTTCGTTATGAAGAGGACATTCCTTTAGTCGTTCCCGAAGTCAATCCTCACCGTATTATTGACTATAAAAATAGAGGCATTATTGCCAACCCCAATTGTTCTACGATTCAGATGGTTGTTGCCTTGAAGCCTATATATGATGCGGTAGGAATTGCTCGAATTAATGTGGCGACGTATCAATCAGTTTCTGGTACGGGAAAGAAAGCGATTAGTGAGCTTGTTTCCCAAGTAGGTGATCTTTTGAATGGTCGGCCTGCGAATATCAATGTGTACCCACAACAGATTGCTTTTAATGCGATTCCGCACATTGATCAGTTTGAAGAGAATGGATATACCCGCGAAGAGATGAAAATGGTGTGGGAAACACGTAAAATTATGGAAGATGACAGTATCATGGTCAATCCTACTGCAGTTAGAGTACCTGTTATTTACGGCCATTCTGAAGCCATTCATTTGGAATTAAAAAAGCCCTTAACTGCTGACGAGGCGCGTAAGATTCTTTCTAAAGCTCCAGGAGTGAAAGTCGTTGATAATGTGGCTAAGGCAAGTTATCCCACTGTTCTTAAAAACGCTATAGGGCATGATGAGGTGTTTGTTGGACGAATTCGGCAAGATATTTCTCATCCTAATGGATTAAAATATGTGGGTCGTTGCGGATAATATTCGCAAAGGTGCGGCATCCAATGCAGTACAAATTGCTGAAATTTTGCAAAGAGAATTTTTGTAAGATATTTTGTGCGTTATTGTAGCCTGAATGATAGGCCCGTCTTCCCGAACGCTAGTGAGGGATCTCCGCAGTACTGTGTATGATGACGAGAGATCCCTCGTAGCACTCGGGATGACGTCTAAAGATCCCGGATTACACTGCACTAATCCGGGCTACAAAACATCCAGGCTTCAAGAATCACATTTTTTGTACAATAAGCAGAACTTTAAAAAAATCCTCCTACTTTTTGCAACCTAAGTTATACTTTGATTAACATGATTGGATTTTTAAACTATGCTAAATGAATATTATTTAACCGATGATATTGAAGAGCCTGTTCTTGCAAGTAGTGTTTTAGCTTATGTGACACCCAATGTTTCTGGTAAGCGGTTTAATGAATTAAAAACTGCGCAAATTCCTTGGGAAGCAAAACTGGATCTTTCAAATTTAAAGCCAGATGATGCGCGTCGGGCTTTGTTGGAATTTATTCTAAAACAGGTAAAGAAGAATAAACATACCTTACTTATTGTCCATGGTACACAAAGCGCTAGAAATGCTCCCCCTCTGCTAAAGAATTTAGTGAATCACTGGTTACAGCAAATCCAAGAGGTCATTGCGTTTCATAGCGCGAAGCCTAGTGATGGTGGTACTGGTGCGGTGTATGTTTTACTTAAAAGAGTATCGGATCTTCCTGTATTCACTCGTACGGAAAGCTCTTCCTTTTTAGTTGTTGAAACTAAAGCTATGGAGCGACAGAGGCGTCTGGCTGAACAGCAAGGTGAGCGGCGAATGGCGTCGGTGAAAGCTCGTGAACACTCCAATTATGAGGCTCAACCGGGTCTTGAAGGGGAGTTGCAAAATAATATTTTGCAACATCCTGCGTTAGACAGCCAGCGTTTTGATGGCATTGATGCACCTTTAAATCCTGAACCTCCTTTAAATACGGATGCGCGACGCGAATACGATAATGAACGACGCAATCAGGAGCAAGAAAAACAACTGCGTTTAGGTAATATGCCTCGATTCACTAATACACCTAAACCTAGAGGTCCTTAATGACAATTGCAAGTGACATAATCAGCCATCGAATGCCTGATTTTGAAGCTTATCTTCGAGCAGGGGAATCGTTGGATGACATTGATGAATATGGTTTTACACCCTTAATTGAGTGTGCTATTACACGCCAAACGCACATTGCTGAGCAATTAATTGTTCGTAAAGTCAATGTGAATAAAGCCGACGTGACTGGGCGTACCCCCTTACATTGGGCGGTGGATAATAATGATGTCGAAATGGCGCAATTGTTATTAAATAGTGGCGCAGATCCCAATGCCTATACGCGCAATGGACTTTCTGTATTGGTTTATCCAGTATTGCGCGGTCAAGAGACGCTTAAACGGTTACTCTATCAATATGGAGCTAAACTTGATTTTGCCCTTGATTTCATTAACGGCAAACTTATTGGGCATCGTTTTGAGTTGCAAGGGGATGTTGATATAGTCAATGCCAAGGGCGAATTTATTGAACTGGATTATGAAGGTTTTATCCTTGAATTTACTGTTGCCGTGATAAGGGATGCTTTAAGACGTTTTATCAGCAGCTATTCAACACGCCATTTACGAGACTATTTTCCATTGGCTTACGTCATTATCGATGGCTTTACGCTTGCAGAGGAGCTTTTACAATATCAGCACTTGCCTTATTTGAACGAACAACAAATACGACGGGTGCAGGAATTTTTAAAAGCACCTATGTTGATTCTTCCTGCAGCCAGTCGCGGCCATGCTATGGGATTTATTCGTTTTGGTCCATGGTGGGCTAAAATTGATCGCGGTGAAAACAGCTTACAGGAGGGGAGTGTTAATATCTATAAAATGAGTAATCCCGAAGCCTTGAATGTTCGTTTTCTGCAAGATTTTCTTTATAAAAAACAACCGAGACGTTATTTCCATCAAGTAATTAACCAGCAATTAGGGTTGATTCCCGTCGCAAAAATGCCAATTAGTTCGCAAATTAGTGGTAATTGCTCTTGGGCCAATATACAGGCGATTGTTGCAGTTGCTTATGCCATTCAAGAATTACAAAAGAATAATTTTATTAATTTCGATCCAGCGATGAGCTTTTATGATGAGTGGGTATCTTGGGACAAGGAACGAGCTATCGATGAATGCATTCAACGTTTTTATTTGGCTAATCCTCTCCGTAAAGCCAGTATTGCCGCCATGTTAGGTGGCGTTTTATTCCAAGCCTGTCATTATAACAATGCGCGCCATTTGGAAATGGCAGAGAAAATACTCAAGATTCTCACCTTGCCTGATTATGAATACATTTTAAAAAGTTATCTTGAAGAGTATTGCATCAAACGGTTAACCAAAAAAGGGAATAATTTACTCAAAATTCTTGATGATTGCGGTATCAATCCCAATATCGGTGTGAATCCCATTGCCACCGATTTATGATTGGAATTGGACGTAGCGAGGGATGACGGTTTCCCTTTAACCAGCCTACGATCCTACAGTTTTTCATTACCCCCACTTTTTCAACTATACTCAAAATGTACGAATTATCGATTAAGATAAGGAGATCATCATGTTAAAGTGGGCGCTCATTTTTTTGGTAGTCGCCAT
This sequence is a window from Legionella cherrii. Protein-coding genes within it:
- the prmB gene encoding 50S ribosomal protein L3 N(5)-glutamine methyltransferase — translated: MSKYILKETEELVTILDFLRFSVSCATHANLYYGHGTDNAWDDMHSLILRSLSLPYDLDPNWLNARLTTSEKKYLHQQLEKRINQRVPVPYLIKEAYFCDIPFYVDERVLIPRSPMAELIKNEFSPWVDAEKVHRILDLCTGSGCIAIACCYAFPQAEVDAVDISSEALAVAARNREQLGVEEQLTLIESDCFSKVPKVGYDLIVSNPPYVGKEEMQTLPDEFRHEPVLALETGNNGLAIVETILHNASEYLNEAGVLIVEVGNSEEALCDAYPDVPFTWLEMSHGGQGIFLLTKQQLDEYFNVR
- the ankH gene encoding Dot/Icm T4SS effector AnkH/LegA3; the protein is MTIASDIISHRMPDFEAYLRAGESLDDIDEYGFTPLIECAITRQTHIAEQLIVRKVNVNKADVTGRTPLHWAVDNNDVEMAQLLLNSGADPNAYTRNGLSVLVYPVLRGQETLKRLLYQYGAKLDFALDFINGKLIGHRFELQGDVDIVNAKGEFIELDYEGFILEFTVAVIRDALRRFISSYSTRHLRDYFPLAYVIIDGFTLAEELLQYQHLPYLNEQQIRRVQEFLKAPMLILPAASRGHAMGFIRFGPWWAKIDRGENSLQEGSVNIYKMSNPEALNVRFLQDFLYKKQPRRYFHQVINQQLGLIPVAKMPISSQISGNCSWANIQAIVAVAYAIQELQKNNFINFDPAMSFYDEWVSWDKERAIDECIQRFYLANPLRKASIAAMLGGVLFQACHYNNARHLEMAEKILKILTLPDYEYILKSYLEEYCIKRLTKKGNNLLKILDDCGINPNIGVNPIATDL
- a CDS encoding Smr/MutS family protein: MLNEYYLTDDIEEPVLASSVLAYVTPNVSGKRFNELKTAQIPWEAKLDLSNLKPDDARRALLEFILKQVKKNKHTLLIVHGTQSARNAPPLLKNLVNHWLQQIQEVIAFHSAKPSDGGTGAVYVLLKRVSDLPVFTRTESSSFLVVETKAMERQRRLAEQQGERRMASVKAREHSNYEAQPGLEGELQNNILQHPALDSQRFDGIDAPLNPEPPLNTDARREYDNERRNQEQEKQLRLGNMPRFTNTPKPRGP
- a CDS encoding NAD(P)H-dependent glycerol-3-phosphate dehydrogenase: MNQKTIAILGAGSWGTAVAIHLAKAGHRVLLWGHDPQHVALMKGKKSNPNYLPDIAFPDTLEPLADLDQCINEANYVIIAVPSHAFAEIIAKIKKSPQGLAWLTKGIDPQSHQLLSELVSQTFGATFPQAIISGPSFAKEVAHFLPTAVTLASNDPHYQKNIRELLHHHNLRVYLSDDLIGVQICGAIKNVLAIGCGISDGLGYGANAKAALITRGLAEMERLGLALGARAETFLGLAGVGDLVLTCTDDQSRNRRFGLLLGQNISINDAEKQIGQVVEGKYNASQVCFIAKQYQVEMPICEQINALLQGKITPKQVVQNLMSRPPKEE
- the secB gene encoding protein-export chaperone SecB, which encodes MNDQANQAQQNQNETQFMIQRIYTKDLSFETPNTPAVFQQQWEPELNLELNTTNTKLEEGVFEVVLTVTATVTNNKTTAFLVEVKQAGIFTIQGAPANQLDHLLNSFCPNILFPYAREAITSQVIRGSFPQLVLAPINFDALYMQQLAEKQKEGKA
- a CDS encoding Smr/MutS family protein; protein product: MADDFLSDEDKALFREHMRSVKPLQKQSKQVKVAQPKPSVQPKKSTPQATYEKKKYYLSDMIVDTVLSETILSYSHPSLASQRFKALRHGQIPWEARLDLHGLKSENARDTLCQFIQTQAEKNSRCILIIHGKGGYQGAPPVIKNLLNRWLPQLDEVLAFHSALPKDGGSGAVYVLLKRNR
- the grxC gene encoding glutaredoxin 3, encoding MAEVIIYSTAYCPYCVRAKELLQQKQVSFTEIRVDVQPELRDEMITKSGRRTVPQIFINGQHVGGCDDLYALDAQGNLDKLLRG
- a CDS encoding rhodanese-like domain-containing protein; this translates as MEHFSQFIIHHWQLWLAFIVILLLTFINELITQKRKAKELTPQAAVDLINHENAVVIDLRDKEAFSKGHIIDSIHAKSEDFEQQKMEKYKNKPIILIASRAFDAQAVANKIRAQGYQPHVLGGGIAAWQNAELPLVKGK
- the murI gene encoding glutamate racemase is translated as MNSSQLAIGVFDSGMGGLTVLRALREGLPQESFIYLGDTARLPYGTKSPDTVKQYAMQMAKLLVERQIKALVIACNTATTAALPYLQEMLPDMPVLGVVAPGAAAAVAATENKRIIVLATETTIASNAYQKLIIQKLPQAVINTRACSVLVALAEEGMVDNQVAREALKHYLDGFTNEDTVLLGCTHFPVFKPLLHSLLPQGVTIVDSAHATSLALHQLLEKQDLLNDTPSLNRKVNYLVTDSIKRFQIVGEIFLGEQLASEDIELVDVRN